Proteins found in one Miscanthus floridulus cultivar M001 chromosome 4, ASM1932011v1, whole genome shotgun sequence genomic segment:
- the LOC136551364 gene encoding LOW QUALITY PROTEIN: probable folate-biopterin transporter 9, chloroplastic (The sequence of the model RefSeq protein was modified relative to this genomic sequence to represent the inferred CDS: deleted 2 bases in 2 codons): MLCLSPCAPHLHLDVPRSPTARPAAATCRNARGIGVTLCLRMLTTPEERRQRHRLAKFQDSSAAPAFKAPAPAPAPVRLTPATERRGALREMRRVWWVCGVGYWVQGFRCFPWLALNFHLTRGLGLSPAGLQLVQNAGSIPLVAKPLFGVLSDAVYIGRAHRLPYISLGVLLQLIAWVTLAITPVTGDAFPTQMACILIGNLGASVTEVVSDAVVTEFSRTQKAGVLQSYAFIALAAGSLLGNLSGGYILLKTQEPKIMFTAFSVLLGFQLALSLSTKETLPSSRGNSRNRLVKSSLAANFRKQFSNLMTVISEERILYPLTWIMTSFAVVPILSGTMFCFQTQYLNLDPSVIGLSKVVGQVMVLSLTVLYNRYLKRIPPRCLTSGLQILYALAVLSDLVLVKQINLVLGIPNEIHVLCFSALAEALAQFKVLPFSVLLSSLCPPGCEGSLFAFFTSGLVFSAILSGVFGVGLSTLIGVSSVDYSSLPLGILLQSLAALLPLGWISFVPEKWTADDKVVI, encoded by the exons ATGCTCTGCCTCTCGCCGTGCGCGCCGCACCTCCACCTCGACGTCCCCCGCAGCCCGACGGCGCGACCCGCCGCCGCCACGTGCAGGAACGCGCGCGGCATCGGCGTCACGCTATGCCTCCGGATGCTGACGACGCCGGAGGAGCGGCGGCAGAGGCACCGGCTGGCCAAGTTCCAGGACTCCTCGGCCGCGCCGGCCTTCAAGGCC ccagcgcccgcgcccgcgcccgtgcGTCTGACGCCCGCG ACCGAACGGCGCGGGGCGCTGCGGGAGATGCGCCGGGTGTGGTGGGTGTGCGGTGTCGGGTACTGGGTGCAGGGCTTCCGCTGCTTCCCGTGGCTGGCGCTCAACTTCCACCTCACGCGCGGCCTGGGGCTCAGCCCCGCCGGCCTCCAGCTCGTGCAGAACGCCGGGAGCATCCCGCTCGTCGCCAAGCCGCTCTTCGGGGTCCTCTCCGATGCCGTCTACATCGGCCGCGCGCACCGCCTCCCCTACATCTCTCTCGGAG TGTTGCTGCAGCTTATTGCTTGGGTAACACTTGCAATTACTCCAGTTACAGGGGATGCATTTCCAACTCAAATGGCATGCATTCTCATTGGAAATCTTGGAGCATCTGTCACAGAAGTTGTAAGTGATGCTGTTGTCACGGAGTTCAGTAGAACACAGAAGGCTGGTGTACTACAGTCATACGCATTCATAGCCCTGGCTGCAGGATCCCTACTGGGGAACTTGTCTGGTGGTTACATTCTGCTTAAAACACAGGAACCAAAGATCATGTTCACAGCATTCTCAGTCCTTCTTGGCTTCCAGCTAGCACTGTCCCTAAGTACAAAAGAGACATTGCCAAGCTCTCGAGGAAACTCCAGAAATCGTCTTGTCAAAAGCTCTTTGGCAGCTAACTTCCGCAAGCAATTCTCAAACTTGATGACAGTGATCAGCGAGGAAAGGATCTTATACCCTCTTACATGGATCATGACATCCTTTGCTGTTGTGCCTATTCTTTCTGGAACCATGTTCTGCTTTCAAACACAGTACTTGAACCTTGATCCATCAGTTATTGGTCTATCGAAAGTTGTGGGACAGGTCATGGTCTTATCACTAACTGTACTCTACAATCGATATCTTAAAAGGATCCCGCCGAGGTGCCTTACCAGTGGACTTCAGATACTATATGCTTTGGCAGTTTTGTCAGATTTGGTCCTTGTGAAACAAATAAACCTTGTGCTAGGGATACCGAACGAGATTCATGTTCTTTGCTTCTCAGCTCTAGCTGAAGCTCTAGCTCAGTTCAAGGTCTTGCCATTCTCGGTTTTGTTGTCAAGTCTCTGCCCACCAGGCTGCGAAGGTTCTTTGTTCGCCTTCTTCACATCTGGACTGGTGTTTTCAGCAATACTAAGTGGAGTATTTGGAGTTGGATTGTCCACCCTGATCGGCGTGTCTTCTGTGGACTACTCAAGCTTGCCTTTGGGTATTTTGCTGCAAAGTTTAGCTGCATTGCTACCATTGGGATGGATATCCTTTGTGCCTGAGAAATGGACTGCCGATGACAAGGTTGTAATATGA